A genomic window from Cryomorphaceae bacterium includes:
- a CDS encoding glycoside hydrolase family 2 protein, whose protein sequence is MLRPTHSSGNRNLWSTCAALPALWVGLFASLIIQSGCMDSNSFPLQETMQLGGNWQLLNDSLGSVAAEIPGTVHTDLLAAGLIHNPFNASQERELRWIESETFEYRCLFEVNAEQLEHRAADLVFDGIDTHADIYLNGHHIRRTSNMFRSYRIPVRKLIREGTNELKVVFEPLQKVFEHVYDSLDYVYPADNDSLKLAPWVRKAAYHFGWDWAPRLVTRGIWKPVRLEFRSKGMLKESHYRLISINDSLAEVQVCALVMAFRNGTFTLHFNHKEHEVALPAGTHWLCDTLRIQNPKRWWPRGYGEAHRYPLEIKLGYRGMTQDSIHLNMGLRTVELVNEPDSIGTSFYFKINGTPVFAKGANYVPQDVFLPRVKDADYRNLLKAAADAHMNMLRVWGGGVYERDIFYELCDSLGIMVWQDFMFAGTMYPGSADFLQNAQLEASQQVNRLRKHPSVVLWCGNNEIEVAWRNWGWQERYGYTEAHQQQLWANYERIFHQLLPDIVAENDPETPYVPSTPQRNWGTAENFNHGSMHYWGVWHGRDPISAYERNVGRFMVEYGMQSYPDIETLRPYIPDERMFIGSPAFTDRQKSYIGNAELRWHMEALREKPASVEEFIEASQRVQTHALTTAIHAHMAAKGHCMGTLFWQLNDCWPGASWSVIDYHGRKKPAYQAVQKAFSEEYRHPQPATH, encoded by the coding sequence ATGTTGCGCCCAACTCACTCCTCCGGGAATCGAAATCTCTGGTCAACCTGTGCAGCACTGCCCGCGCTGTGGGTCGGCCTGTTCGCATCACTCATCATCCAAAGTGGCTGTATGGATTCTAACAGCTTTCCTTTGCAAGAAACGATGCAACTCGGCGGTAACTGGCAACTTCTGAACGACAGTTTGGGCTCAGTAGCGGCAGAAATTCCCGGCACGGTACATACCGATTTGCTCGCAGCAGGGCTGATACACAACCCCTTTAACGCTTCACAGGAGCGCGAATTGCGTTGGATAGAAAGCGAAACCTTTGAGTATCGCTGCCTTTTTGAGGTGAACGCCGAACAATTGGAGCATCGCGCCGCCGATCTTGTCTTTGACGGCATAGACACCCATGCCGATATTTACCTCAATGGACACCATATCCGCCGCACAAGCAACATGTTTCGCAGTTACCGTATTCCGGTGCGAAAATTAATTCGGGAAGGCACCAATGAGCTGAAAGTGGTGTTTGAGCCGCTGCAAAAAGTATTTGAACACGTCTATGACTCGCTGGATTATGTGTATCCCGCTGACAATGACTCGCTCAAACTGGCCCCATGGGTGCGCAAGGCTGCCTACCATTTTGGGTGGGACTGGGCTCCGAGGCTGGTAACCCGCGGAATCTGGAAACCTGTGAGACTGGAATTCAGAAGCAAAGGCATGCTCAAAGAAAGTCATTATCGGCTGATCAGCATCAACGACAGCCTGGCCGAAGTTCAGGTATGTGCCCTTGTAATGGCATTCCGAAACGGCACATTTACCCTGCATTTCAACCACAAGGAACACGAAGTAGCACTGCCCGCCGGAACCCACTGGCTGTGTGACACCCTGCGCATTCAAAACCCCAAAAGATGGTGGCCACGCGGCTACGGCGAAGCACATCGATATCCGCTCGAGATCAAACTTGGTTATCGCGGAATGACCCAGGACTCAATCCACCTCAACATGGGCCTGCGCACTGTAGAACTCGTAAACGAACCTGACTCGATTGGAACGTCGTTCTATTTCAAAATCAACGGAACACCTGTTTTTGCCAAAGGGGCCAACTACGTTCCGCAGGATGTTTTTCTGCCACGCGTTAAGGATGCTGATTACCGGAACCTGCTGAAAGCCGCTGCTGATGCTCACATGAATATGCTTCGCGTGTGGGGAGGCGGCGTGTACGAGCGCGACATCTTTTACGAGCTTTGCGACTCACTGGGCATCATGGTGTGGCAGGATTTTATGTTTGCCGGAACGATGTATCCGGGCAGTGCCGATTTTCTTCAAAACGCACAACTCGAAGCATCACAACAAGTTAACAGGCTTCGCAAACACCCTTCGGTGGTGTTGTGGTGCGGCAACAACGAAATTGAAGTTGCATGGCGAAACTGGGGCTGGCAGGAACGCTACGGCTACACTGAAGCCCATCAGCAGCAATTGTGGGCCAATTACGAGCGTATCTTTCATCAACTTTTGCCCGACATTGTTGCTGAAAACGACCCCGAAACACCTTATGTACCTTCCACCCCTCAAAGAAATTGGGGCACGGCCGAAAATTTCAATCACGGCAGTATGCACTACTGGGGGGTGTGGCATGGTCGCGACCCAATCAGTGCCTATGAGCGCAATGTAGGTCGCTTTATGGTGGAATACGGCATGCAGAGTTATCCCGATATTGAAACACTGCGCCCCTATATACCGGATGAACGAATGTTTATTGGCTCTCCGGCGTTTACAGACCGACAAAAAAGCTATATCGGAAACGCTGAACTCAGGTGGCACATGGAGGCACTGCGCGAAAAACCCGCATCCGTGGAGGAATTTATTGAGGCATCACAACGCGTACAGACCCACGCCCTCACCACAGCCATCCATGCGCACATGGCCGCAAAAGGTCACTGTATGGGAACCCTCTTCTGGCAGCTTAACGACTGCTGGCCGGGTGCTTCGTGGAGCGTAATTGACTACCACGGTCGCAAAAAACCCGCATATCAGGCTGTGCAGAAAGCATTTTCCGAAGAATACCGGCACCCGCAACCCGCAACTCACTAA